The window TAGCGCAGCTTGAGCAGACGATCGCCGTGGAGTTTGTGGAAGTGGCAGAAACGGCTGAGAACGTCGGGGTAATCCGCTATATGTTATCCGATGGTGAGGGGATTCCCTTCTACGCCTATACCTACTATCCGGGCCGAACGATCGGCAGTGATGTGCATTTGAATCAGCAGTTTGCTGATCCGGTGGCTGCAGGATTCGGTTCAGCACCCGGCAGTTATGGCTACCGTACGCTATTACATGAAACATTACATGCGTTAGGACTCAAGCATCCGGGGCGCTACGATGCGGCATCCGGCGATGTTTCACCACCCTATTTAGAGCCGGCTGTCGACAATACTACGAATACAGTCATGACTTATAACGTGGCGGGATTCAACCCAATCACGCCGATGTCCTATGACTTACTGGCGTTGCAATACCTCTATGGCACACCGTCAACGACGACGGCCGATACGACCTATCGGTTTTCGACCTTAACGCATTACCAAGTTGGCACAATGCAATTTGGGGACACCGCGCAATCCACGAAACAGGCGATTTGGGATGGGGATGGGACGGACACGCTGGATTTCTCTGGCTTGGCGATCGCTCGCGATAACTGGTTTGATCTGCGACCCGGTGGGATTATCACCGCCCAGGCTGCTTACAATGCCCAGATTTACCGCGATCAGAGTACCAACGAACAATTCACCACATCCGAATATGGTGTCGTTTTGTCCGAATCGACCTTGATTGAGAACTTTGTAAATTCGGTGGGAAATGACTTCGTGATTGCGAATGTGGCGGCAAATCAGTTCTATGGTTATCGTTTGGGACAGCGTGTCGGTAATGATGTGATTTGGCGATCGAATCAGGTCGACCAATTGTGGTTGCAAGACTATTCCTTGGAAGATTTAAAAGTGTCTTTGAGCGGTGACAACTTGCTGCTCCGACTGGCGAACGATGGGACTATCCGTGTGCTTGATTATTTACAGCAGCCAATGGATATTCGAATCGATGGCGTGAGCTATCGCTATGATTTGGAAACTGCTTGGACGCAGCCAAACCAAGTAGTTTCCGCGATTTAACCGCGTGCCAATTATGCAGGCGGCACAGTGCCAATTATTTAACTGGTGCAATTGCTGAGAAAATCAGTGTTGTCACTAAGGTCATTACTACTGTGATTAGTTTGAGAATTGCTGGGTATAATATTAATACCTTCACGAAATATTCACTTTGATTTAGCGGCGATAATGTCGCCCGTATAGCTAACTAATTTCTACTTGTATCCGTCTAGAAACGCAGTGGATATGGGCGTAATTGGCCAGTGCGACGTCTAGATGCGTCGGGCACCTTAAGAATACTTCCCTGTTGACTTAAGGACATATTACGCATGCGTGCAGATTTATCTGGCAACACGCTGTTGACGGCACGTGATGTCGGCACAGCTTTTTTGCAAGCACCTCAAGGTTTCTATGACAGTACCAGCTTGCAAGATCGAACGGATTTGTATCGCGTCACGCTCAGTCGTTCCGGCCAGCTATCGCTACAGTTAGGCCAATTGACCGGTGATGCTGATCTAGAAATTCTCGATGCCGATGGCCAGAATCTGCACGGTTCTTATCAGAGTGGTCAAAGTAAGGAATCACTTACGGTTGATTTGGCGGCGGGCTCATATTATGTGCACGTGACGCATTTCTATGGTGAAGTTGACTATTATTTGCAGATTGCAAATTCGCTGCAACCGGCAATCGAGACAACCCTGACTGATGCTGCTACGACTTCTGAACTGCCAGCCCCGCCGGTTGTTTCCCCCGCGAATCCGCCAACTGTGGAAACACCCTTAGCGCCGGTTGTCATTCCGAATGCGGCACCTGTATTGGGATCGATGGTGAAATCCGGTCAGCAAAATATTGATGCGTTGATCAATCCCTACGGTAACTATTGGGATACGCGCAACACTGGCGGTGTCATCACTTATAGCTTTTATGGGGCCAATTCTGGACCTTATTACGGGAGTGAGACTCCGACTGAACTGAATGAGTCGATTAAAGCCAGTGTGCGTGAGATTCTGAGTAATATCGAGTCCTACATTAATGTGCGCTTTGCCGAAGTGGAGGATACGGCGAACAACTATGGCGTGATTCGCTATATGTTCTCGGATGGGGGTGGAAATAGCGATTTTTATGCTTATTCTTACTATCCTTGGTTCAGTGACATTGGCAGTGATGTGCATTTAAATGCCACTTGGGATCAGCAGTCCCATGCCACATTCTCAAATGGATCAGGGACGAATGGCTATACGACGTTAATTCATGAGACGTTACATGCTCTAGGACTGAAGCATCCTGGAAATTATGATTCCTTGAGTGATAGTAACGAAGGTCCGTTCCTTGATCCGAATTTGGATAATAAATCCAATACGGTGTTGAGTTACAACTACTCCGGCGCTGCTTCGATAACGCCTTTAAACTACGATATTCGGGCGTTGCAATATCTCTATGGTGCACGGTCAAATGCCGCGCAGAACTCGGTTTATCAGTTTACGGCGCCGATGCATTATGAGCTCAATGGTGAGCGCTTTGGCAAAACGAGTCGAGCGGTTAACCAAGCGATTTGGGATAGTGGGGGGATTGACACGATCGATCTATCTGGCGTCGATCGCTATGACTATCATGTTGATCTACGCGACGGTGGCTTGCTGACGACCCAGACGGCTTTGCTATCGGGCAACTATACCGATCGGGTCACCAACCAATCATTTATCACGCACTCTTACAGTACGGGTTTCGCCTTTGGTATGGTATTGGAAAATGTGATTAGTTCCGGCGGCAATGATCGGATTATTGCGAACGACGCAAGTAATATTTTTGCTGGCTATGGTGCGTCGAGCTTCGGGAATGATGTGCTGGAAAATACGAATGGCGCCGATATCTTGGATCTTTCGGGTAATGCGCGATCGCAGCTAAGCCTCACCAATAATGCTGGCGACCTCGTGGTTGACTGGGGCACGAATAATTCGATTAAAGTCAGTGGTTATTTCACCGGGAATACGAGTCTGCGCATCTTTATTGAAGGGCAGTACTATACAGTGACGGCTACGGGCGGCTGGACGGTGGCGGCGGCACCAGCGACCAGTGATCAAACAGTTACGACCGCTCCAGCCGAATCCACAACATCGGCGTCGGATTTCTTCGTTGTCCCAGAAACTAATGCGACGGGGGCGAATGCGACGGGAGCGAATGAGCTGGCGGTTGGCCAGGCGGATTGGCAAGTCGCTACTTTCGATCGTGAGGCTCTACCAGAAACACCGCCGCGTTGTCACTGTGTGCTTTGTCGGCCGATTCCGACGAAAGACGACCAGGCCCCAGCCGGCTTAAACCTCGTGGGGCAGTCGCATCTTGCTGATCTGCTCGTGAGCTAACGGGATGCAGCGGCAGGGTGTGCGTGGTGATTGCCTGGGTCTACTCTAAAAGCCACGCCTTGACGCGTGCCATACTTTTCCAATCGGGTTTACGCGTTAGGCCGTCTTCGATATTTTGGACGATTTCATCCTTCATTTCGTCCGCCACCATCATAATTTGACCGGCGATTTCGATATGCTGTCGGACGCCTTTCTTGCCGCAGTCGAGCATGGCCACGGCCAGATTCACGCGGGCTTGGGGATCCTGAGGATTGAGCTTGACAGCGCGCTGTGCCGTCGATAGAGCTAAGCCCGCTTGGTCATTCAGGAGGTACAGCCATGCTAAGCAGGTGAAGGCGGAACTATTTTTTTTTGTGCGATTGCAGACTTCCTGAAAAGTTGGGATGAGGGTTTCAATACTCTCACCTGCTTTATAGCGCTCAAGTCCGGTGTCAAATAGTTCGTCAACGTTCTGGGTCATGGCCATTCACTCGGAAGTTCTGCGTTTGAAAGCTGCATCCGGTTTGCAACGGCAAATTGTTTGCAAATCAGTTCAGCCTGTCGATATTAGCTTGAGATGTAGCACCATGCAATTGTCCAAGCTGAATCGCTGGGGCAGTGACGGCGGTGTGTTTTTGCGTCAGCAGTCGCGCCAAAATGCCGTTGTGATCACACGATCACAACGGCATTTTGGCTCAACGGTTGTTTGGGGAAATCCTAAGCAGAGAAAGATTTGCCGCAGCCGCAGGTCTGGTCGGCATTGGGGTTAGCAAATTGGAAGCCGCCACCAATTAAGGCGTTGCTATAGTCCAGCTGCATCCCATAAATGTAGAGCAGGCTCTTGGGGTCGCAGATGACTTGGAAATCGCCGTAGTCATAGACTTCGTCATCTTCACGAACGTTGCTCGGATCCTCAAAATCCATTGTGTAGGACATGCCGGAACAACCGCCGCCCCGCACGCCAACCCGCAGGCATAGCTCCTTTCCTTGCTGAATTTTGAGTTGCTTCAAATGTGCGATGGCCGTGTCGGTCATCAAAATGCCTTTCTTGGATTCGGTTGCTTGGGTCATGGACTGCGAATCTCCCTTTACCATCAAAACCGCTTGTCGGTTTTGTCGCGTACAATTCCTATTCTAATGAATCGCGGTGCGAGCGATCCAAGATCTAAGTAATCAAATTGTAATCTTCAGCATAAACTCCAATCCATCGCTCGACTAGCAGGAGGCAAATCACCATGGAATTTGGCGAATTTGCTACCCCAAATCGAAAATCTGACGATCGTCACCGACATCGGCGTTCAGGATATCGCCTACCGTTTAAGATGATTAGGAATTGATGATGTGCCCGCGACAGATATGTCTTCTCGGTTGACCCCCGCTACCTGTAAACGCCTGTTAAAACTGCCGCAGATTCCAAATGTTTGGGAAGTCGATCGACGTCCTTTGCAACAGGGGAGCTACAGCGTGGATTTGGGTGCGGATGCAGAAGGCGACTGTATCTTGTGGGTGGATGGATCGCAGGGCTTGGTCCGGGCAATGGACGTGGTACAGCCCGAAGTTGGCTATGAGGCTGTTGTGCGGACGTTATTGCGGGCGATCGAATACCCCCATGACCCAGGCAATCCAGCGCGGCCTCAAAAAGTGGTTGTGCGCAACCGTGAGTTGCAATTTTATTTGCGGAGTGTACTGCAGGATTTAGACATCAGTCTGGAATATGTGCCTGATTTGCCGCTGATTGAAGAAATTTTCCGGAGTTTTGAGCAAGTTGCCCATAATCGGCCGCCAGAGCTACCGCCGGCCTATGCCGCAACCCTGAGACAGCAAGCGGAGCAATTGTGGAAATTGGCGCCGTGGGAAGTGCTGGCGGATCATCAAATTTTGGCGATCACGGTGAATCACTGGGACTTAGAAACGGTTTATGCCTCGGTGATGGGCATGCTGGGCATGGAATTTGGCGTACTGCTGTATCGATCGTTGGATTCGTTGCAGCAGTTTCGCGAGCGGGCCGTGATTGATCAAGCGAAGGATGGGATGGAAGAGGCTTTTCTGGAGCAGGATTGTCTGTTTTTGACCTATGAGGCGGCGACCTCGGCTCCGTCGCGTCAGCCCGCGCCGTTTTTACGGTTACTGAAACCGGAAATGCAGCCAGTGTTTGGTAATTTGCATCCATTAGAAGGCTTACGATCGTTTTTGTATGACGAGGAGGCGATTGCCTTTAGTGCAATTTTGGAAGGGTTGTGCCGCTTTACGAAAGCCCATCGGCATAAGTTCACCGATCAGCAGTTCCCGGAGATTTCGAGCCGCTATAAGGTGCCCACACTGTCTGAGCAACATGTGACGCTGAAGTTTGCCACCCAACCCGATTTGGCCCAGCGGCTGTACGAGTTAGCCGACGATGATGAGGTGGTGATGCCGCTGATTCAGGATGATTTGATTCCCGAGAATTCCTATCTCAGCTTAGGCATGATTACCTGGGATATGGTGAGTACGGCCCGGTCCGGGGTGAAGCATCATCAGCCGGGGCAAGCGAAGGAAGGGGGTGATGGGTTGCCCGTAATTGTGGTGCAAACGACTCAGCCCAAAGCGAAGCAGATGATGGCGACGATCGCCACAATGGGTGGACTGAAGGGCGTCTGCTTCAATCCTGGCTCGGACCTTTTACTCGGGGAAGCCTATGACCTCGGGTTATTACAGGCAGAAAATGGTGAACTCCATTTATTTGGGGAGTTTCTCAATGACGATCCGATGCATCAAAGCGCCCGCACCAAATGGGATCAGCGCTGTCGGAAAACGCAAGGCTATTGTGGTCTAGTCATCGCTAAGGGGATGAAGGGTGCGAGTCGGGGAAATCCCAAGGTGACCGATATGATGGCGCTATACGAAATTACATCCCTCCCGCCGGAAACCCTCGGGATTGGCGTGTTGGAAAAACAGTCGATTCCAGGATTGGAAAGTCTTGATTTAGCGGAGTTAGAGTCCCTAGAAGATGACCCAACCCGTTGATGGAAGAGGCTTGTAGAGAGCTGGATACGCCGGACTCGCCGGATGCTGATCCCCATAAACGGGCAATTGATGGGAGAATGACCATAGCTGCAAACAGCACTGCTGCAAACGCCTAGAATTTAATGGACTAACATGACTGCCAAAATCCAATTTGCCAAGGGTTTCGATGAAACAGTGATCCCTGACGTACGTTTGACCCGATCGAAGGACGGGAGCAATGGTGCGGCGACATTTTACTTTGAGAATCCTGATGCGTTGGCGCAAGATTTCACCGCCGATGTGACGGGGATGTACCTGTCTGATGAAGAAGGTGAACTGCTAACCCGCGATGTGCAGGCAAAGT of the Romeriopsis navalis LEGE 11480 genome contains:
- a CDS encoding HesB/IscA family protein — protein: MTQATESKKGILMTDTAIAHLKQLKIQQGKELCLRVGVRGGGCSGMSYTMDFEDPSNVREDDEVYDYGDFQVICDPKSLLYIYGMQLDYSNALIGGGFQFANPNADQTCGCGKSFSA
- a CDS encoding DUF6930 domain-containing protein gives rise to the protein MSSRLTPATCKRLLKLPQIPNVWEVDRRPLQQGSYSVDLGADAEGDCILWVDGSQGLVRAMDVVQPEVGYEAVVRTLLRAIEYPHDPGNPARPQKVVVRNRELQFYLRSVLQDLDISLEYVPDLPLIEEIFRSFEQVAHNRPPELPPAYAATLRQQAEQLWKLAPWEVLADHQILAITVNHWDLETVYASVMGMLGMEFGVLLYRSLDSLQQFRERAVIDQAKDGMEEAFLEQDCLFLTYEAATSAPSRQPAPFLRLLKPEMQPVFGNLHPLEGLRSFLYDEEAIAFSAILEGLCRFTKAHRHKFTDQQFPEISSRYKVPTLSEQHVTLKFATQPDLAQRLYELADDDEVVMPLIQDDLIPENSYLSLGMITWDMVSTARSGVKHHQPGQAKEGGDGLPVIVVQTTQPKAKQMMATIATMGGLKGVCFNPGSDLLLGEAYDLGLLQAENGELHLFGEFLNDDPMHQSARTKWDQRCRKTQGYCGLVIAKGMKGASRGNPKVTDMMALYEITSLPPETLGIGVLEKQSIPGLESLDLAELESLEDDPTR
- the psb28 gene encoding photosystem II reaction center protein Psb28 translates to MTAKIQFAKGFDETVIPDVRLTRSKDGSNGAATFYFENPDALAQDFTADVTGMYLSDEEGELLTRDVQAKFINGKPAALEAKYVMGTPAAWDRFIRFMERYAASNELGFQKSDSD
- a CDS encoding pre-peptidase C-terminal domain-containing protein, whose protein sequence is MRADLSGNTLLTARDVGTAFLQAPQGFYDSTSLQDRTDLYRVTLSRSGQLSLQLGQLTGDADLEILDADGQNLHGSYQSGQSKESLTVDLAAGSYYVHVTHFYGEVDYYLQIANSLQPAIETTLTDAATTSELPAPPVVSPANPPTVETPLAPVVIPNAAPVLGSMVKSGQQNIDALINPYGNYWDTRNTGGVITYSFYGANSGPYYGSETPTELNESIKASVREILSNIESYINVRFAEVEDTANNYGVIRYMFSDGGGNSDFYAYSYYPWFSDIGSDVHLNATWDQQSHATFSNGSGTNGYTTLIHETLHALGLKHPGNYDSLSDSNEGPFLDPNLDNKSNTVLSYNYSGAASITPLNYDIRALQYLYGARSNAAQNSVYQFTAPMHYELNGERFGKTSRAVNQAIWDSGGIDTIDLSGVDRYDYHVDLRDGGLLTTQTALLSGNYTDRVTNQSFITHSYSTGFAFGMVLENVISSGGNDRIIANDASNIFAGYGASSFGNDVLENTNGADILDLSGNARSQLSLTNNAGDLVVDWGTNNSIKVSGYFTGNTSLRIFIEGQYYTVTATGGWTVAAAPATSDQTVTTAPAESTTSASDFFVVPETNATGANATGANELAVGQADWQVATFDREALPETPPRCHCVLCRPIPTKDDQAPAGLNLVGQSHLADLLVS
- a CDS encoding tetratricopeptide repeat protein; this encodes MTQNVDELFDTGLERYKAGESIETLIPTFQEVCNRTKKNSSAFTCLAWLYLLNDQAGLALSTAQRAVKLNPQDPQARVNLAVAMLDCGKKGVRQHIEIAGQIMMVADEMKDEIVQNIEDGLTRKPDWKSMARVKAWLLE